One Lusitaniella coriacea LEGE 07157 DNA segment encodes these proteins:
- a CDS encoding TIGR02587 family membrane protein gives MPQKRPPSKKKTDAWSKERKELISGASGGFLFGIPMLYTMEVWFIGSHVRPPVLLDILIVTYTVVFLLNRVEGFRNSGRDGVLDAAAESVEALAIGLVCAAIMLVILQQITLETSLDEGIGKIVFEGVPFALGVALSRSILSGDRWSSGNPSASNKNKQPNLWKDTLTDMSATSIGAIIIAFNIAPTDEVLLLAAAASPLWLLAIIVVSLLVSYGIVFASGFTSQQKRQQQQGLFQGPLSETIFSYLISILASALMLWFFQQLSWNDPWDLWLRYTVILGLPATIGGAAGRLAV, from the coding sequence GTGCCTCAAAAACGCCCTCCCTCAAAGAAAAAGACTGACGCTTGGTCAAAAGAACGAAAAGAATTAATTAGCGGCGCTTCAGGCGGATTCCTCTTTGGCATCCCCATGCTATACACAATGGAGGTTTGGTTTATTGGTTCCCACGTTCGACCTCCCGTCCTATTGGATATTCTTATTGTCACCTACACTGTTGTCTTTTTGCTCAATCGCGTAGAAGGCTTTCGCAATAGCGGACGAGATGGAGTGCTGGATGCAGCAGCAGAAAGTGTAGAAGCCTTAGCCATTGGTTTGGTTTGTGCGGCAATAATGCTCGTTATTCTACAGCAGATTACCCTAGAAACCTCCTTAGACGAAGGAATAGGAAAAATTGTTTTTGAGGGCGTTCCTTTCGCATTAGGCGTTGCCCTTTCGCGATCGATTTTAAGCGGAGATCGTTGGTCGTCAGGCAATCCTTCTGCTTCTAATAAGAACAAGCAGCCCAACCTTTGGAAAGACACCCTAACCGATATGAGTGCCACATCCATCGGTGCAATTATTATTGCATTTAATATCGCCCCTACCGATGAAGTTCTCTTGTTAGCAGCGGCAGCATCACCCCTTTGGTTGCTTGCAATTATTGTCGTTTCTTTACTCGTATCCTACGGGATTGTCTTTGCGTCTGGGTTCACCAGCCAGCAAAAACGCCAGCAACAGCAAGGACTATTCCAAGGTCCTCTCAGCGAAACCATTTTCTCATACTTAATTTCAATCTTAGCCTCAGCCCTAATGCTTTGGTTTTTCCAACAACTTTCCTGGAACGATCCCTGGGATTTATGGTTGCGCTACACTGTGATTTTGGGTTTGCCCGCTACTATTGGCGGTGCCGCAGGACGATTAGCCGTATAG
- a CDS encoding TIGR02588 family protein, giving the protein MSHSEESTARAAEDKSPARSRAEWVSFSLSLVILSAVVGLVLYRWVATKDQPPVISVTSDPEIRKVEGQFYLPYTVTNTGGGTAESVEITAQLVIAGEVEEEGFQNIDFLSEGEIKSGAFIFQHNPAQGKLILRATGYKLP; this is encoded by the coding sequence ATGAGTCATTCAGAAGAATCCACCGCACGTGCTGCCGAAGACAAATCGCCGGCGCGATCGCGTGCAGAATGGGTTAGCTTTAGTCTTTCCCTGGTCATCCTATCCGCAGTCGTCGGTTTAGTGCTGTATCGCTGGGTCGCCACGAAAGACCAACCCCCAGTAATATCAGTCACCTCAGACCCCGAAATTCGCAAAGTTGAAGGGCAATTTTATCTTCCCTACACCGTCACCAATACCGGAGGTGGCACCGCAGAATCCGTCGAAATAACTGCTCAACTTGTTATAGCAGGAGAAGTTGAAGAAGAAGGTTTCCAAAACATCGACTTTCTGTCGGAAGGGGAAATTAAATCGGGAGCATTTATTTTTCAGCATAATCCCGCACAAGGAAAACTTATTTTACGCGCCACAGGCTATAAATTGCCTTGA
- a CDS encoding type III-B CRISPR module-associated Cmr3 family protein, with protein MQQLEQSPETPTSQTKQKEQKEQKEQKEQKEQKEQTKRSPFKYVVILEPLGLLYGSAGRFLSPENLVGRSGTSFPPSAATLSGLFAAHANTIKFDEDKKEDEKQRKKYLKPLQFAGPFWAKRDNPRNFLVPTPFNCIVKMDRDDHCQDIPKIKTGKVKQKLFWHRDRQKWLNQCNDSPVGKFASNSWIHVEDWNAIAFSNWRWACPQVSKKLTPKDDRAIVTDWQVTDWPKVCGEPWKFVPHLHPRLREDERRVVDPQESDRGSLFLENGVQLDPDACLVYLSNEKIPDGCYRFGGEGHLVDLRCEEMGKTLQTLLSAPLGRSFATITPAVWGSNRRSLRAPQGDENGNISWFGIAIEALLTQRPSPFRYRLGDSNDPRPHAPKRLSRGRYAVPAGTVYVLGDELKKEWNCWQKWPDEWFPEEGVSYKRWGCGLSLPMESAIANVH; from the coding sequence ATGCAACAGTTAGAACAATCTCCAGAAACCCCAACTTCTCAGACCAAGCAGAAAGAGCAGAAAGAGCAGAAAGAGCAGAAAGAGCAGAAAGAGCAGAAAGAGCAGACAAAACGATCGCCTTTTAAATACGTCGTTATTCTCGAACCCCTCGGTTTGCTCTATGGCAGTGCGGGGCGTTTCCTCTCCCCAGAAAATCTCGTTGGGCGATCTGGGACGAGCTTTCCGCCCTCTGCTGCCACCTTGTCCGGTTTATTTGCTGCCCATGCCAACACTATCAAATTCGATGAGGATAAGAAAGAGGATGAAAAACAACGCAAAAAATACCTAAAGCCACTCCAGTTTGCCGGACCATTTTGGGCCAAACGGGACAATCCCCGGAACTTCCTGGTTCCGACACCATTTAACTGCATCGTCAAAATGGATCGAGATGACCATTGTCAAGACATCCCAAAAATTAAAACCGGTAAGGTCAAACAAAAACTCTTTTGGCATCGCGATCGCCAAAAATGGCTCAACCAGTGTAATGATTCCCCAGTCGGTAAATTCGCCAGCAATAGTTGGATTCACGTTGAAGATTGGAACGCGATCGCGTTTTCCAATTGGCGTTGGGCCTGTCCCCAAGTCAGTAAAAAACTCACGCCTAAAGACGATCGAGCAATCGTTACGGATTGGCAAGTTACCGATTGGCCGAAAGTGTGTGGCGAACCTTGGAAATTCGTACCGCACCTGCACCCCCGCCTGAGAGAAGATGAGAGGCGAGTGGTAGACCCCCAAGAGAGCGATCGCGGTAGCTTGTTCCTCGAAAATGGGGTTCAGCTCGATCCTGACGCTTGTTTGGTCTATCTCTCGAATGAAAAGATTCCCGATGGTTGCTATCGCTTTGGCGGCGAGGGACATTTAGTCGATCTGCGTTGCGAGGAAATGGGAAAAACCCTGCAAACCCTGTTATCCGCCCCGTTGGGACGTAGCTTTGCCACCATAACCCCGGCAGTGTGGGGGTCGAATCGCCGCTCTTTACGCGCCCCCCAGGGCGACGAGAATGGCAATATTAGCTGGTTTGGTATTGCGATCGAAGCCCTGCTTACCCAGCGTCCTTCTCCCTTTCGCTATCGCCTCGGAGATAGTAACGATCCCCGTCCTCATGCTCCCAAACGCCTGTCGCGCGGTCGCTACGCGGTTCCGGCAGGGACGGTGTACGTGTTGGGAGATGAGCTAAAAAAGGAGTGGAACTGTTGGCAGAAATGGCCCGATGAGTGGTTTCCCGAAGAAGGCGTTTCCTACAAGCGTTGGGGATGCGGGTTGTCGCTGCCAATGGAGAGCGCGATCGCTAACGTACATTGA